From the Brevibacillus choshinensis genome, one window contains:
- a CDS encoding GNAT family N-acetyltransferase: protein MIRKATPTDADFAAPLIYEAIGDVAHTLTGTAEADVAIRVMSEFFAQTGNRLSYENAVIAMDKDKPIGLALFYHGSQTDKLDSPLVEHVERETGKTPHIVKEARDDEFYLDTVVVRGDYRGKGIGKELLRAFEKESERRGHDKIALLVDEENHRARKLYESIGYQQDGTIMLSGHLFSHMVKNLAVMV, encoded by the coding sequence ATGATACGCAAGGCAACCCCTACGGATGCAGACTTTGCAGCGCCGCTCATCTATGAAGCGATTGGAGACGTTGCGCACACACTTACCGGGACAGCAGAGGCAGATGTGGCCATTCGTGTCATGAGCGAATTTTTTGCTCAAACGGGCAACAGGCTCAGCTACGAGAATGCTGTTATCGCTATGGATAAGGACAAGCCAATTGGTTTGGCACTGTTTTACCATGGGAGCCAGACAGACAAGCTGGATAGCCCTTTAGTAGAACATGTAGAACGAGAAACCGGAAAAACTCCCCATATTGTCAAAGAGGCACGAGACGACGAGTTTTATCTGGATACTGTCGTCGTTCGAGGGGATTACAGAGGAAAAGGGATTGGCAAAGAGCTTTTGCGAGCTTTTGAAAAAGAAAGTGAGCGAAGAGGGCATGACAAAATCGCCTTGCTGGTGGATGAAGAAAACCACCGGGCTCGCAAGCTGTATGAATCCATCGGCTATCAACAGGACGGAACGATCATGTTGAGTGGGCACCTGTTCAGCCATATGGTCAAAAATTTAGCTGTAATGGTTTAA
- a CDS encoding DUF1292 domain-containing protein, which produces MSEEMIEEFEVGDVIALTEEGTEEPRDFRIMYIFDIEDRSYLVLVPVDQEEEEEYEVHFLRYDGTDMLQPIEDDEEWEQVEATFETLIADLEKDGI; this is translated from the coding sequence ATGAGTGAAGAGATGATTGAGGAGTTCGAAGTGGGCGATGTGATTGCCCTGACAGAAGAAGGTACCGAGGAGCCGCGTGACTTCCGGATCATGTACATTTTTGACATTGAAGACCGCAGCTATCTGGTATTGGTACCCGTTGACCAGGAAGAAGAAGAAGAGTATGAGGTTCACTTCCTGCGTTACGATGGCACGGACATGCTGCAACCAATCGAGGACGACGAAGAGTGGGAGCAAGTGGAAGCCACATTCGAGACGCTGATTGCTGATTTGGAGAAAGACGGTATTTAA
- a CDS encoding IreB family regulatory phosphoprotein: MSSLDNTMKFTVPKEANAADVQETLTEVYKALQEKGYNPITQIVGYLLSGDPAFIPRHNNARSLIGKLERDKIIEELVTVYLSERK, from the coding sequence GTGAGTTCGTTGGATAATACCATGAAGTTCACGGTGCCAAAGGAAGCGAATGCGGCGGATGTGCAAGAGACATTGACAGAGGTGTACAAAGCCCTGCAGGAGAAAGGATACAACCCGATCACCCAGATCGTCGGTTACTTGCTTTCTGGCGACCCGGCGTTTATCCCACGCCACAACAACGCGCGCAGCCTGATTGGCAAATTGGAACGGGACAAAATCATAGAAGAGTTGGTGACCGTTTACTTGTCAGAGCGCAAGTAA
- a CDS encoding O-methyltransferase — MITNPAIDDYVSGLVPERSPLLTRLEQEAAAENIPIVQLPSAQVMRMLLLLHRPTAILEVGTAIGYSTIWLAEAAPEARIVTMDIDEDRLGRARTNITEAGVSERVEILLRDATLGLPDSYQFDCLFIDAAKGQYRAFLDLYLPLLREGGLVISDNVLFRGLVATPDEATKRQRPMIEKLHAYNTLLMEHPELETTMIPVGDGLAVSLKKKKSDTTLESEV, encoded by the coding sequence ATGATTACCAATCCGGCCATAGATGACTACGTGTCGGGACTGGTTCCCGAGCGTTCTCCGCTACTTACACGCCTGGAGCAGGAGGCGGCAGCGGAAAATATTCCGATCGTTCAGCTTCCCTCTGCGCAAGTCATGCGGATGCTCTTGTTGTTGCATCGTCCGACAGCCATACTCGAGGTAGGAACGGCGATCGGCTACTCTACCATCTGGTTGGCAGAGGCGGCTCCAGAAGCGCGTATCGTCACGATGGACATTGACGAGGATCGACTCGGACGCGCACGTACCAATATCACAGAAGCAGGGGTTTCAGAACGTGTCGAAATCCTGTTGCGGGATGCTACATTGGGACTGCCAGATTCTTATCAATTTGACTGTTTGTTTATTGATGCGGCCAAGGGCCAGTATCGGGCTTTTCTCGATCTATATCTTCCTCTGCTACGTGAAGGTGGATTAGTGATAAGCGATAATGTGTTGTTCCGCGGGCTGGTTGCGACACCGGACGAGGCTACAAAACGTCAGCGTCCGATGATAGAAAAGCTGCACGCCTACAACACTCTCTTAATGGAGCACCCGGAACTGGAAACTACCATGATTCCGGTAGGTGACGGCCTCGCTGTCAGCCTGAAAAAGAAGAAATCAGACACAACGCTCGAATCCGAGGTATAG
- the alaS gene encoding alanine--tRNA ligase translates to MKKLTGNQIRRMFLDFFVEKGHRIEPSAPLVPIDDPSLLWINSGVATLKKYFDGRIIPDNPRITNSQKSIRTNDIENVGHTARHQTFFEMLGNFSIGDYFKEEAIEWAWEFLTSPKWIGFDPELLSVTIHPEDDEAFEYWNKKIGVPAERIVKLEGNFWDIGEGPSGPNTEIFYDRGEAFGNDPSDPELYPGGENERYLEVWNLVFSQFNHNPDGTYTPLPKKNIDTGMGLERMASIIQEVDNNFETDLLFPLIEETSKISGVQYKTSPEMDVALKVIADHARTVAFAIGDGALPSNEGRGYVIRRLLRRAVRMGKKLGVEKPFLYSLTETVGTMMGEFYPEVVQKREFIEKVIRAEEERFHETLNDGLAILSEMVKNAKAEGKTQLSGQDVFKMYDTYGFPVDLTEDFADEQGLTADRDGFEKAMEEQRERARAARQDVDSMQIQGGPLSELTVTSQFVGYTELVATGKVEAIIFENQLTDEAEEGQTVQVVLSQTPFYAESGGQINDEGYLISDSVKARVSDVQKGPKGQNVHSVTVEAGTLRKGDEVRAEVNREARLAITKNHTATHLLHQALKDVLGTHVNQAGSLVAPERLRFDFTHISAITVEELERIEAIVNEKVWENLTVEISNKALAEAKAMGAMALFGEKYGDVVRVVKVGDYSLELCGGCHVSNTAEIGLFKLVSESGIGAGTRRIEAVTGRGAYQFLNQQFATLKEVAHALKAPVIAEAPARVEGLQQQLKEAQRENESLRAKLGNIEAASLTDQLQQVDGMNVLAARVSAVDMDNLRGMVDELKNKLGSAVIVLGAVDGDKVNLVAGVTKDLMDQGVHAGKIIKEVATRCGGGGGGRPDMAQAGGKDPSKLQEALDAVAEFVKSQAVAK, encoded by the coding sequence ATCATTCCAGATAATCCACGTATCACCAACTCGCAAAAATCCATTCGTACCAACGATATCGAAAACGTAGGACACACGGCTCGCCACCAGACGTTTTTCGAGATGCTGGGGAACTTCTCTATCGGTGACTACTTTAAAGAAGAAGCAATCGAGTGGGCATGGGAGTTTTTGACCAGTCCAAAATGGATCGGCTTTGATCCAGAGCTGCTTTCTGTCACCATTCACCCGGAAGACGATGAAGCATTTGAATACTGGAACAAAAAGATCGGTGTTCCTGCAGAGCGCATCGTGAAGCTGGAAGGCAACTTCTGGGATATTGGTGAAGGGCCAAGTGGTCCGAACACGGAGATTTTCTACGATCGTGGCGAAGCGTTCGGGAATGATCCAAGCGATCCTGAGCTGTACCCAGGTGGCGAGAACGAACGCTATCTGGAAGTGTGGAACCTGGTGTTCTCCCAGTTCAACCACAACCCAGACGGCACTTACACGCCACTTCCTAAGAAAAACATCGATACCGGTATGGGTCTCGAGCGCATGGCTTCCATCATTCAAGAGGTGGACAACAATTTCGAAACAGACCTGTTGTTCCCGTTGATTGAAGAAACCAGCAAGATCTCCGGTGTGCAATACAAAACAAGCCCGGAAATGGACGTTGCTCTGAAAGTGATCGCTGACCACGCTCGTACAGTCGCATTCGCAATCGGTGACGGCGCATTGCCTTCCAATGAAGGCCGTGGTTATGTCATTCGTCGCTTGCTGCGCCGTGCCGTACGCATGGGTAAAAAGCTGGGCGTGGAAAAACCATTCCTGTACAGCCTGACCGAAACAGTCGGTACCATGATGGGCGAGTTTTACCCAGAAGTGGTACAAAAACGCGAATTCATCGAAAAAGTCATTCGTGCGGAAGAAGAGCGTTTCCACGAGACTTTGAACGATGGACTGGCAATCCTCTCCGAAATGGTGAAAAACGCGAAAGCAGAAGGCAAAACACAATTGTCCGGTCAAGATGTGTTCAAAATGTACGATACGTACGGATTCCCTGTTGACCTGACGGAAGACTTTGCAGATGAGCAAGGCCTGACTGCTGATCGTGATGGCTTTGAAAAAGCGATGGAAGAACAGCGTGAGCGTGCCCGCGCAGCTCGTCAAGATGTGGACAGCATGCAGATCCAGGGCGGTCCTTTGTCCGAGCTGACGGTTACGAGTCAATTTGTTGGTTATACTGAATTGGTAGCTACAGGTAAAGTAGAAGCGATCATTTTCGAGAACCAACTGACTGACGAAGCAGAAGAAGGTCAGACTGTGCAAGTCGTTCTGAGCCAGACGCCATTCTATGCAGAGAGCGGCGGACAGATCAATGACGAAGGCTATCTGATTTCTGATTCTGTCAAAGCACGTGTATCAGACGTACAAAAAGGTCCTAAAGGCCAAAATGTTCACTCTGTTACAGTAGAAGCAGGTACTCTGCGCAAAGGCGATGAAGTCCGTGCAGAGGTGAACCGTGAAGCGCGACTGGCCATCACCAAAAACCATACCGCGACACACTTGCTGCATCAGGCATTGAAGGATGTACTGGGTACCCACGTCAACCAGGCGGGATCGCTGGTAGCTCCTGAAAGACTGCGTTTTGACTTCACGCACATCAGTGCGATCACGGTAGAAGAGCTGGAGCGCATCGAAGCGATCGTCAATGAAAAAGTGTGGGAAAACCTCACTGTTGAGATTTCGAACAAAGCATTGGCAGAAGCAAAAGCGATGGGTGCAATGGCGTTGTTCGGCGAAAAATACGGAGATGTCGTGCGAGTCGTAAAAGTAGGCGATTACAGCTTGGAACTGTGCGGTGGTTGCCACGTGAGCAACACAGCGGAAATCGGGCTGTTTAAGCTCGTGAGCGAGAGTGGAATTGGTGCGGGCACGCGCCGCATCGAGGCTGTTACAGGTCGCGGTGCTTATCAGTTCCTGAACCAGCAATTTGCTACGCTAAAAGAAGTCGCACACGCTTTAAAAGCACCTGTGATTGCGGAAGCTCCAGCACGTGTGGAAGGCCTGCAACAGCAATTGAAAGAAGCTCAGCGCGAAAACGAATCACTGCGTGCCAAACTGGGTAACATCGAGGCGGCTTCCCTGACTGATCAATTGCAACAGGTAGATGGTATGAATGTACTGGCTGCTCGCGTCTCGGCAGTCGATATGGATAATTTGCGTGGCATGGTAGACGAGCTGAAAAACAAACTCGGCTCAGCTGTCATTGTTCTCGGTGCAGTAGATGGTGACAAGGTAAACCTCGTAGCAGGGGTGACGAAAGACCTGATGGATCAAGGCGTCCATGCGGGTAAGATCATTAAAGAGGTTGCAACACGTTGTGGTGGAGGCGGTGGCGGTCGTCCAGACATGGCGCAAGCAGGTGGGAAAGATCCATCCAAGCTGCAGGAAGCACTCGATGCAGTTGCTGAGTTCGTGAAAAGTCAAGCGGTGGCGAAATAA
- a CDS encoding PRC-barrel domain-containing protein — protein sequence MKQSKEVLGKPIISIFAGKEIGKVKNFVINPDLRSIEFIIVQNDQWDFGIKAVPFKLVEGLGDYAVTIDSESAVIDLADIPIANELLSKNIQIKGTRIISRKGHHLGQISEYYFDPETGKILGCILDKPDAPSVLPEAAVITFGKEITVISDEGDQPLVSDEAFRNEKIETEPAAIEETTIAQEPVSSAVDELDLEELIGKTLSANLYDPSGELIAAEGSVITAEIVNQTKAMGSNKALELALKAAE from the coding sequence ATGAAACAGAGTAAAGAAGTATTAGGCAAACCAATCATCAGCATTTTTGCAGGAAAAGAAATCGGCAAGGTCAAAAACTTCGTCATCAACCCGGACCTGCGGAGCATTGAATTTATTATCGTCCAAAACGATCAATGGGATTTTGGGATCAAAGCTGTGCCGTTCAAACTCGTAGAGGGGCTAGGTGACTACGCTGTCACCATTGATTCGGAAAGTGCAGTCATTGATCTGGCGGACATCCCGATTGCTAATGAGCTGTTGAGCAAAAATATCCAAATCAAAGGAACACGCATCATCTCTCGAAAAGGTCATCATCTGGGACAAATCTCCGAGTACTACTTTGATCCCGAGACAGGAAAAATTTTGGGTTGTATTCTGGATAAGCCTGACGCTCCATCCGTTTTGCCAGAAGCAGCCGTCATTACATTTGGCAAGGAAATCACCGTCATTTCCGATGAAGGCGACCAGCCACTTGTTTCCGACGAAGCTTTCCGCAATGAAAAGATAGAGACTGAACCAGCAGCAATAGAAGAAACCACGATCGCACAAGAACCGGTGTCTTCTGCAGTTGACGAGTTAGACCTGGAAGAATTAATCGGAAAAACTTTGTCTGCAAATTTGTATGACCCTTCCGGAGAACTCATTGCCGCAGAAGGCTCTGTCATTACCGCAGAGATCGTCAATCAAACAAAAGCAATGGGAAGCAACAAAGCATTAGAGCTGGCTTTGAAAGCGGCAGAGTAG
- the mltG gene encoding endolytic transglycosylase MltG — protein sequence MKPMSVKPDRQADRPVVMRRRRGGGLFRWIVALFLLMVVAVGGTALYVYQQLQPVEGAQAAKNVIIPSGSSVREIGRLLEDAGLIRNADMFSYYVKYKGVAPDLKAGEYQFTTGQAIDALLLDMTEGKTIVSAKRFTIPEGWNIEQIADHLDKEGIVEKAAFLKEVDQGAFPEYPFVAQIPASKERMHRLEGYLFPETYEVKKEATAHDVVSKMLAQFQKEWQPEWTNELKQRKLTMDEAVNLASIVEREVTVDKERPLVAGVYYNRIRDKWPLQADATVQFVLGKQRDRLTFEDLKVKSPYNTYTNPGLPPGPIANPGRASLEAVVKPAKHDFFFYVTKKDGTFEHYFSRTLEEHNANNEKSRGN from the coding sequence TTGAAACCCATGTCAGTGAAGCCTGATCGTCAGGCGGATCGACCTGTTGTCATGCGACGCAGACGAGGCGGAGGCCTTTTCCGCTGGATTGTCGCTCTCTTTTTGCTGATGGTAGTGGCTGTTGGGGGAACGGCCCTGTATGTCTATCAGCAATTGCAGCCGGTCGAAGGTGCACAAGCCGCCAAAAACGTAATCATCCCGTCAGGTTCATCCGTACGGGAAATCGGACGCTTGCTGGAAGATGCAGGATTGATCCGAAATGCAGACATGTTCAGCTATTATGTGAAGTATAAAGGTGTTGCCCCCGACCTTAAAGCAGGGGAATACCAGTTTACAACCGGACAAGCGATCGATGCTTTGCTGCTGGATATGACGGAAGGAAAAACGATTGTCAGTGCAAAGCGATTTACCATACCTGAGGGCTGGAACATCGAGCAAATCGCCGACCATTTGGACAAGGAAGGCATTGTTGAGAAAGCCGCTTTCTTGAAGGAAGTCGATCAAGGTGCATTTCCAGAATACCCGTTTGTCGCACAGATTCCTGCCAGCAAAGAGCGCATGCACCGACTGGAAGGATATTTGTTCCCCGAAACGTATGAAGTGAAGAAAGAAGCAACGGCTCATGACGTCGTGTCGAAGATGCTGGCTCAGTTTCAGAAGGAATGGCAGCCTGAGTGGACGAACGAGCTGAAACAAAGAAAATTGACAATGGACGAGGCTGTCAATCTCGCGTCGATCGTAGAACGAGAAGTGACAGTCGACAAGGAAAGACCATTGGTGGCGGGAGTCTATTACAATCGAATCCGAGATAAATGGCCGTTGCAGGCGGATGCCACCGTGCAATTTGTACTGGGCAAGCAGCGGGACCGCTTGACGTTTGAAGATCTAAAGGTAAAGAGTCCGTATAACACGTACACGAATCCGGGACTTCCACCAGGACCGATCGCCAATCCGGGCAGAGCATCCCTCGAAGCGGTGGTAAAACCAGCCAAGCATGACTTCTTTTTCTATGTAACGAAAAAAGACGGGACATTCGAGCACTACTTCTCTCGTACACTGGAGGAGCACAACGCGAATAACGAGAAAAGCAGAGGAAACTGA
- a CDS encoding HD-GYP domain-containing protein, which yields MSLAPVDNSLVGRMLAVDLYTDNGILLLPQDTIITSAHVQLLQKQRIWEVEVQQLLSEGTGEQITTQLLELDADEETIAAYVQALDKTRSLFDQVSQNGTPHLEQFSDIFCEVAEQSMKQLGLFRSLYVLEGADSYTYRHSLNVGILCSLIARLMKWSEDRITFMGTAGFLHDLGKMKVPKEILLKPGKLTEEEFTQVQKHTIYGYEMIKEMVGGSELLALCALLHHERLDGTGYPERRNGNDIPIECQVLAIADMFDAICSDRVYKERTSPFEAAQLLWKEACNGKLNIEIVSQFVRYIALLYVGARARLSNGEEVEVILIHQDEPMRPLVRRSGEFVDLRYERKLTIEKMIG from the coding sequence ATGTCTTTGGCACCAGTAGACAATTCCTTAGTGGGAAGAATGCTAGCCGTAGATCTTTATACGGATAATGGTATCTTGCTTCTTCCTCAAGATACGATCATTACGTCTGCACATGTACAACTGCTGCAAAAACAGCGAATTTGGGAAGTGGAAGTGCAGCAGCTTCTCTCAGAGGGGACAGGCGAGCAGATTACGACCCAACTCCTGGAGCTGGATGCAGATGAAGAGACGATAGCTGCTTATGTACAAGCGCTGGACAAGACCCGCTCGTTATTCGATCAGGTCAGCCAAAATGGGACGCCACACTTGGAGCAATTCTCGGACATTTTTTGTGAGGTGGCGGAGCAATCCATGAAGCAATTGGGATTGTTTCGTTCTCTATACGTACTGGAAGGGGCAGACAGCTACACCTATCGGCATTCATTGAATGTGGGCATTCTCTGTTCCCTGATAGCTCGCTTGATGAAATGGAGTGAAGATCGCATCACCTTTATGGGTACGGCTGGCTTTCTTCATGATTTGGGCAAAATGAAGGTACCCAAGGAAATTCTTCTCAAGCCAGGAAAGCTGACTGAGGAAGAATTTACACAGGTGCAGAAGCATACGATATACGGCTACGAAATGATTAAAGAGATGGTAGGCGGCTCAGAACTGCTTGCTTTATGTGCGCTGCTCCATCATGAGAGACTGGACGGAACGGGATATCCGGAGCGCCGCAATGGGAACGATATTCCTATCGAATGTCAGGTGCTGGCGATCGCGGACATGTTTGATGCGATCTGCTCCGACCGTGTCTATAAAGAAAGGACATCTCCTTTTGAGGCAGCACAGCTCCTCTGGAAGGAAGCTTGCAACGGCAAGCTGAACATCGAGATCGTCTCCCAGTTCGTTCGCTATATTGCCTTGCTCTACGTAGGGGCACGTGCTCGTTTGAGCAATGGTGAAGAGGTGGAGGTCATTTTGATTCATCAGGATGAGCCGATGCGTCCATTGGTGCGACGGAGTGGAGAATTTGTTGACCTGCGCTATGAGCGTAAACTGACGATCGAGAAAATGATTGGATAA
- a CDS encoding Mov34/MPN/PAD-1 family protein: protein MTILYITPKAWKQIESAVRKDPSVETGGVMMGYPMDNNRWVVTYASEPGPKAIQHPKSVYFDDGHLGKLVRKLSKTRQWQYLGDWHSHTIKRLSPSKGDKKTILEKATQSIYTSPSPLMLIVGLGKQNQVQARGFILGNSLREVGKIELFDRQVHQPRGETSL from the coding sequence ATGACGATTCTGTACATCACTCCGAAAGCTTGGAAACAGATCGAGTCAGCTGTAAGAAAAGACCCCTCGGTCGAAACCGGAGGGGTGATGATGGGCTATCCCATGGATAATAATCGATGGGTCGTTACTTATGCGAGTGAGCCTGGTCCAAAGGCCATCCAGCATCCCAAGTCCGTCTATTTTGACGACGGACATTTAGGCAAGCTCGTTCGCAAATTGAGCAAGACTCGTCAATGGCAATACCTCGGTGATTGGCATAGTCATACGATCAAACGGCTTTCACCCAGTAAAGGTGACAAGAAAACCATTTTGGAAAAAGCCACGCAATCCATATACACTTCCCCTTCACCGCTCATGCTGATTGTCGGCTTGGGGAAGCAGAATCAGGTGCAGGCTAGAGGCTTTATTCTGGGGAATTCCCTGCGTGAGGTTGGGAAGATTGAGTTGTTTGATCGGCAAGTTCATCAACCGCGCGGCGAAACATCTCTGTAG
- a CDS encoding peptidoglycan D,D-transpeptidase FtsI family protein, with translation MQLERRLKRRHFLVLLGMTLVWIGLIARLWWIQLGAPHRFTKRGIDLVKNAVKQRQQSIMLHSGRGDIRDRNGYAFTGEEHRALILFPLARGSLEGTDGMARVAEVVSQPKERLAEIMEKAKAPLFLRKDDGRLVVLTERQAEQINALAIPGIVALAVTERYRQEEVAKHVIGFINQNPDLVQSLYPDEWESGKMNADSMIGASGLERSFDRFLQGVEPSILSYYVDGQGKPLRGLDIRYSKQDNEYYPLSLTTTLDVSIQRSMERIADEVGLKQGSIVVLDAQTGDVRSMVSRPIYDQTKVDLTTDYWKNRAAKQLPPGSIFKTVVAAAALAEGVVLPTDRFTCTGEYGKYHFSCWKKEGHGSVTMEEAYAQSCNIAFAQIANRVGGEKLEEYARRLGLSEQVGHVTSHLFKLDGFKQVDGEERGAIFSQGVSRQDEGVLIQTAIGQRDVRVTPLQAANMVVSILRGGQPLQVRLVHEINYRNGQAFYQFPMQTLPVQGIDYVTANKLRKMMRKVVTDGTGLALSGAPWEVAGKTGTAQTGGDNQSLNHLWFIGYAPFDQPRYAICVVAENQQSWGKNQATEMFRRAVDELADQTTQSSQPHAGNSPE, from the coding sequence ATGCAACTGGAACGACGATTGAAGCGGCGACACTTTCTGGTCTTGCTCGGAATGACGCTGGTCTGGATCGGATTGATTGCACGGCTGTGGTGGATCCAGTTGGGAGCGCCTCATCGCTTTACCAAGCGCGGCATTGATTTGGTAAAGAACGCCGTTAAACAACGACAGCAAAGTATCATGCTCCATAGCGGGCGTGGTGATATACGGGATCGCAACGGATACGCCTTTACAGGTGAAGAGCATCGAGCGCTCATTCTCTTTCCATTGGCACGCGGAAGTCTGGAGGGAACAGATGGAATGGCTCGCGTAGCAGAGGTCGTTTCCCAACCAAAGGAACGTCTGGCAGAGATCATGGAAAAAGCAAAAGCCCCACTATTCTTGCGTAAGGATGACGGACGGCTTGTCGTGCTCACGGAGCGCCAGGCAGAACAAATAAATGCACTCGCGATTCCTGGTATCGTAGCTCTGGCAGTAACCGAGAGGTATCGCCAGGAAGAGGTAGCCAAGCATGTCATCGGCTTTATCAATCAGAATCCTGATTTGGTGCAATCTCTTTATCCGGATGAGTGGGAAAGTGGAAAGATGAATGCGGACAGTATGATTGGTGCTTCTGGGCTGGAGCGCAGCTTTGATCGATTCCTGCAAGGCGTGGAACCGTCGATCCTGTCCTACTATGTGGACGGACAAGGAAAACCGCTGCGTGGCCTCGATATCCGTTACTCGAAGCAGGATAACGAGTACTATCCGCTCTCGCTCACCACGACACTGGATGTGTCCATACAGCGAAGCATGGAACGAATAGCAGATGAGGTAGGATTAAAGCAAGGGAGCATCGTCGTATTGGACGCACAAACGGGAGATGTGCGCTCGATGGTAAGTCGACCCATTTACGATCAGACCAAGGTGGACCTGACTACAGACTATTGGAAAAACAGAGCAGCGAAACAGCTACCACCGGGTTCTATTTTTAAGACCGTCGTTGCCGCAGCGGCTCTGGCAGAAGGAGTCGTTTTACCCACAGATCGTTTTACCTGCACAGGTGAATATGGCAAGTATCATTTTTCTTGTTGGAAAAAGGAAGGACATGGCAGTGTGACGATGGAGGAAGCGTATGCCCAATCCTGTAATATCGCATTTGCACAGATCGCCAATCGAGTGGGCGGTGAAAAGCTGGAAGAATATGCGCGGCGCTTGGGCTTGTCCGAACAGGTGGGGCATGTTACCTCTCATTTATTTAAGCTCGATGGCTTTAAGCAGGTAGATGGGGAAGAGCGAGGGGCGATATTCTCCCAAGGGGTATCCCGCCAAGACGAAGGCGTCCTGATTCAGACGGCGATCGGTCAGCGGGATGTACGGGTGACCCCCTTGCAAGCGGCGAATATGGTCGTATCTATCTTACGAGGAGGCCAGCCGCTACAAGTCCGTCTGGTCCATGAAATTAATTATCGCAATGGTCAAGCATTCTATCAATTCCCCATGCAGACTCTTCCTGTTCAAGGGATTGATTACGTCACAGCAAATAAACTGCGAAAAATGATGAGGAAAGTGGTGACAGATGGTACGGGTCTAGCCCTGAGTGGCGCTCCGTGGGAGGTGGCTGGCAAGACAGGGACCGCACAAACTGGGGGAGATAATCAATCGTTGAACCACCTTTGGTTCATTGGTTATGCACCTTTTGATCAACCTCGGTATGCCATTTGCGTCGTCGCAGAAAATCAGCAGAGTTGGGGAAAAAATCAGGCTACAGAGATGTTTCGCCGCGCGGTTGATGAACTTGCCGATCAAACAACTCAATCTTCCCAACCTCACGCAGGGAATTCCCCAGAATAA
- the udk gene encoding uridine kinase has translation MRNPVLIGVAGGSGSGKTTVARELFRQFQNDSVTMIEQDSYYKNQDHLSMEDRYCTNYDHPLAFDNDLMLSHLQDLLQGKAIEKPIYDFKLHTRKKETIRIDPKDVIILEGMLILEDERIRDLMDIKVFVDTDADVRIVRRIARDIEERGRSLDSVVSQYLNVVRPMHLQFIEPTKRYADVIIPEGGYNLVALDLLSTKISNILLEKQQLANT, from the coding sequence ATGCGCAACCCCGTATTGATTGGGGTAGCTGGAGGCAGTGGATCTGGAAAGACGACCGTCGCCAGAGAATTGTTTCGCCAGTTTCAAAATGATAGTGTGACAATGATTGAGCAGGATTCCTATTACAAGAATCAGGACCATCTGAGTATGGAAGATCGTTACTGTACTAACTACGATCATCCTCTGGCATTTGATAATGATCTGATGCTGTCCCACTTGCAGGATTTGCTACAAGGAAAGGCTATTGAAAAGCCGATCTACGATTTCAAGCTGCATACGAGAAAAAAGGAAACAATCCGGATCGATCCCAAGGATGTCATTATTCTGGAAGGGATGCTGATCTTGGAAGACGAGCGTATCCGCGATCTGATGGATATTAAAGTATTCGTCGATACGGATGCTGATGTACGGATCGTACGACGGATCGCTCGCGATATCGAAGAACGAGGTCGTTCCCTAGATTCCGTAGTCAGTCAGTATCTAAATGTCGTGCGGCCGATGCACCTTCAATTTATCGAACCGACCAAGCGCTACGCGGACGTCATCATTCCAGAAGGTGGCTACAATTTGGTTGCTCTCGATCTGCTGTCTACGAAGATCAGCAACATCTTGCTCGAAAAGCAACAATTGGCCAATACGTAA
- the ruvX gene encoding Holliday junction resolvase RuvX: MTRLLGLDVGDKTIGVAVSDELGWTAQGVETIKRQSKEKDFARLHELIAQYQVGAIVVGLPKNMNGTIGPRAEMCQAFGKLLEERTSLPVHMWDERLTTMAAERMLISADVSRQKRKTVIDKMAATLILQGYMDAKSR; encoded by the coding sequence ATGACAAGATTATTGGGATTGGATGTTGGCGATAAAACAATTGGTGTAGCGGTTAGCGACGAGCTCGGTTGGACTGCCCAAGGGGTAGAAACGATCAAGCGACAATCCAAGGAAAAGGATTTTGCTCGCCTGCACGAGTTGATTGCACAATATCAGGTCGGCGCAATTGTTGTAGGTCTGCCGAAAAACATGAATGGTACAATCGGCCCGAGGGCGGAAATGTGCCAGGCATTCGGCAAGCTTTTAGAGGAACGAACGTCTCTTCCTGTCCACATGTGGGACGAACGGCTGACGACGATGGCAGCGGAGCGTATGTTGATCTCCGCTGACGTCAGTCGTCAAAAACGCAAGACAGTAATAGACAAAATGGCGGCCACATTAATCCTGCAAGGATATATGGACGCGAAATCGAGGTGA